In Borrelia puertoricensis, the following proteins share a genomic window:
- a CDS encoding PBSX family phage terminase large subunit produces the protein MDIYKLPIFKEMQREYKRDFGIDIMDFIKPKALEVDFKGFESKYLTKKQLKVVRNIEKNNQSKIILSGGIASGKTFLACYLFLKILLTNRNVYKRNTNNFIIGNSQKSLEINVMSELEDIASMLKIPFRPKFSNTSYFEIDSLRVNLYGGDRASDFERFRGSNSALIYVNEATTLHKETLIECLKRLRVGMQAIIFDTNPDSPEHFFKLDYIDNTKIYSTYNFTTYDNELISRDFIKTQEEIYKDIPTYKARVLLGEWVSSCDAIFTNVNLTSKHEFISPIAYLDPAYSIGGDNTALCVLERVDQSYYAFIFQEKLPVGDPKMLNTIKTILTNLNVHKLYVEDRDNVSGHGNVTKIFLKLRVGMSHNFKIAPIKPISNKFTRIATLIEPFATSKLSIMDYSSKSAISDIYKYKGDGKSDDDSLDSLSASYMLLTLSMRTLKAHFTKIRFL, from the coding sequence ATGGATATATATAAGCTGCCTATATTTAAAGAAATGCAGCGAGAGTACAAGCGTGATTTTGGTATTGATATAATGGATTTTATTAAGCCTAAAGCATTGGAGGTTGATTTTAAAGGGTTTGAAAGTAAATATTTAACTAAAAAACAACTTAAAGTAGTACGTAATATCGAGAAGAATAATCAAAGTAAAATTATCCTCTCAGGTGGGATTGCTAGCGGTAAAACATTTCTAGCATGTTATCTATTCTTAAAAATACTGCTTACAAATAGGAATGTGTATAAAAGAAATACTAATAATTTTATAATAGGAAATTCCCAAAAATCATTAGAGATTAATGTTATGAGTGAGTTAGAAGATATTGCTAGTATGCTTAAAATACCCTTTAGGCCAAAATTTTCTAATACATCATATTTTGAAATAGACTCACTAAGAGTTAATTTGTATGGTGGTGATAGGGCAAGTGATTTTGAGCGGTTTAGAGGCTCTAATTCAGCGCTTATTTACGTTAATGAAGCAACTACACTGCATAAAGAAACATTAATAGAATGTTTAAAAAGGCTTAGAGTAGGAATGCAGGCAATTATATTTGATACCAATCCAGATAGTCCTGAACATTTCTTTAAGCTTGATTATATTGATAATACAAAAATTTACTCTACATATAACTTTACAACATATGATAATGAATTAATTTCTCGGGATTTTATTAAAACCCAAGAAGAGATTTACAAGGACATTCCAACATATAAAGCAAGGGTTCTACTTGGAGAATGGGTCTCGTCCTGTGATGCGATATTTACTAATGTTAATCTTACAAGTAAGCATGAATTTATATCCCCAATAGCATATTTAGATCCTGCATATAGTATAGGAGGAGATAATACAGCCCTTTGTGTTTTGGAGCGAGTAGATCAAAGTTATTATGCGTTTATTTTTCAAGAAAAGTTACCAGTAGGTGATCCTAAGATGTTAAATACAATTAAAACTATACTTACAAATCTTAATGTACACAAACTATATGTTGAAGATAGGGATAACGTTTCTGGGCATGGGAATGTGACTAAAATATTTCTTAAACTTAGGGTGGGTATGAGTCATAATTTTAAAATTGCTCCAATTAAACCTATAAGTAATAAATTTACTAGAATTGCTACATTAATAGAGCCATTTGCAACATCTAAACTTAGTATTATGGATTATTCAAGTAAGTCAGCTATATCTGATATTTATAAGTACAAAGGAGATGGGAAGAGTGATGATGATTCATTAGATAGCCTATCAGCATCATATATGTTATTGACTCTAAGTATGCGTACTCTTAAAGCTCATTTTACTAAAATAAGGTTCCTATAA
- a CDS encoding DUF603 domain-containing protein: MSRIKKSLDDYVVYFREGKLNDARIAKELGVSRVNVGKMRRKWEEIKDDPEYINGTAKLTICEDTLNNILFHASQSTAQARDLKSQFSMAKSMLGLEFINSFSRYLELELKTHNYKIEELESQINNLYKKTLSKKVAHSEEESRELEELKLKLDELKRERELKKMSLCYKTMLKLKATDTDVRSKLQI, from the coding sequence ATGAGCAGGATAAAGAAATCATTAGATGATTATGTTGTGTATTTTAGAGAAGGGAAGCTTAATGACGCAAGGATAGCAAAAGAGCTTGGAGTTAGTCGTGTTAATGTAGGAAAGATGAGACGCAAATGGGAAGAGATTAAGGATGACCCTGAGTATATTAATGGTACTGCTAAGCTTACTATTTGTGAAGATACTTTAAATAATATATTATTTCATGCATCACAAAGTACAGCCCAGGCGCGTGATCTTAAAAGTCAGTTTAGTATGGCTAAAAGTATGTTGGGACTAGAATTTATAAATTCATTTAGTCGTTATTTAGAGTTAGAACTTAAAACTCATAATTACAAAATAGAAGAACTCGAGTCTCAAATTAACAATCTTTATAAGAAGACTTTAAGTAAAAAAGTTGCACATTCAGAAGAAGAGAGTCGTGAGCTTGAAGAGTTAAAACTTAAACTCGATGAGCTTAAAAGGGAGAGAGAACTTAAGAAGATGTCACTATGTTACAAGACAATGCTAAAGCTTAAAGCTACTGATACAGATGTGCGCTCTAAATTACAAATTTAA
- a CDS encoding Mlp family lipoprotein, whose product MKKFLTLVFTNIFFMYSCNGPKTDASLHGTKLHERNEHERNEHERNEADQIKITNDQMYNLLKRITKDTHKDVHYTVRNKLIEFFTWIESNPQKQKEIINAIAPIYDFLDKKRQKLASHMTFEEYIIDGASRLAYDNYNNQYGPHIDDDSYNNYNNYVSKLFNEIGAPILNLSKTNEETFEKVKKLLSEGRTDKYPHELLKGWD is encoded by the coding sequence ATGAAAAAATTTTTGACTTTAGTATTTACAAATATATTCTTTATGTACTCTTGCAATGGACCTAAGACTGATGCTAGTTTGCATGGTACAAAACTTCATGAAAGAAATGAACATGAAAGAAATGAACATGAAAGAAATGAAGCTGATCAAATTAAAATCACTAATGATCAAATGTACAACTTATTAAAGAGAATAACCAAGGATACCCATAAAGACGTTCACTATACTGTAAGAAACAAATTAATAGAATTTTTTACTTGGATTGAAAGTAATCCACAAAAACAAAAAGAAATTATAAATGCTATTGCTCCTATTTATGACTTTTTAGATAAAAAAAGACAAAAATTAGCCAGTCATATGACTTTTGAAGAATATATAATAGACGGAGCCTCTCGTCTTGCATATGATAACTATAACAACCAATATGGCCCCCACATTGATGATGACTCATATAACAATTATAACAATTATGTGAGTAAGCTTTTTAACGAAATTGGTGCTCCAATATTGAATTTATCTAAAACCAATGAAGAAACATTTGAAAAGGTAAAAAAATTATTGAGCGAAGGACGAACAGATAAATATCCACATGAATTGTTAAAAGGATGGGACTAA
- a CDS encoding DUF228 domain-containing protein, which yields MLKKNDEVQVEVSDGNNMYGICVDIDPYTNVATILPITNNFTGYVIAQSSDSFKIGDKLDFNSNGEAVKSSNTSSVKINAIALSNKFTIQLTNDESKKSNDEYTLNLVKIALYGNKAIG from the coding sequence ATACTAAAAAAAAATGACGAAGTTCAAGTTGAAGTTAGTGATGGGAATAACATGTATGGAATATGTGTTGATATTGATCCTTATACTAATGTAGCAACTATACTTCCTATTACGAATAATTTTACTGGATATGTAATTGCCCAAAGCTCTGATAGTTTTAAGATAGGTGATAAATTAGATTTTAATTCTAATGGAGAAGCTGTTAAATCATCTAATACCTCATCAGTCAAAATTAATGCTATAGCATTATCAAATAAATTTACAATACAACTTACTAATGATGAGAGTAAGAAAAGCAATGATGAGTATACATTAAATTTAGTTAAAATAGCTCTTTATGGAAATAAAGCCATTGGTTAA
- a CDS encoding anti-CBASS protein Acb1 family protein has protein sequence MQTEIKGTNLYYFDEIKKRSNKICPLELYKYSLVFRNYIENPAEDALKNGIHLASLDNISESEIARLKRELKDALLNLIISYRFNGAGYILVLTRDELTELEEEVNSELPIGFKYLDFNLVKDLGIYDQYITYTVKEGNTSYSLVKIHKSRVIIFDNYDYILKRYIPCYSESFLLNIYLLEKIYTQIDKRIETHNFLFYKDEALVGLQDALSNATASLNSLTHRNNSNNGLFAGLFQRQRQDNNSISDLKSINDSLSREIERLKSSLNNEGIFYTSTTDASLEVIKYDLSYLKEALALVKAKIGADTKEPLTRSFNEQTKGLGNDGKGDRSNYYDFLKGIQEAVEIAVNIKLSRYFDLEMKFNSLVMLSEEERVDRDLKLIEFFGKYSELINKSVLSKDEISKLKEKLFSI, from the coding sequence ATGCAAACTGAAATTAAAGGAACAAATTTGTATTATTTTGATGAAATAAAGAAACGATCAAATAAGATCTGTCCTTTGGAATTATATAAATATTCGCTTGTTTTTAGGAACTATATAGAGAATCCTGCTGAGGATGCACTGAAGAATGGTATTCATCTTGCAAGTTTAGATAATATTAGTGAATCTGAGATAGCAAGACTTAAAAGAGAGCTTAAAGATGCTCTTTTAAATCTTATAATTAGTTATAGATTTAATGGTGCAGGATATATTTTAGTTCTAACTCGTGATGAACTGACAGAATTAGAAGAAGAAGTAAATTCTGAATTGCCCATTGGATTTAAATATCTAGATTTCAATTTAGTTAAAGATTTGGGCATTTATGACCAGTATATTACTTACACAGTAAAAGAAGGAAATACTTCTTACTCTTTAGTTAAGATACATAAGAGTAGGGTAATAATTTTTGATAATTATGATTATATCTTAAAACGTTACATACCATGTTATAGTGAAAGTTTTTTACTTAATATTTATCTACTTGAGAAAATTTATACACAGATAGATAAGAGAATAGAGACACATAATTTTCTTTTTTATAAAGATGAAGCATTAGTTGGACTTCAAGATGCACTATCAAATGCAACTGCATCATTAAACAGCTTAACACATAGAAATAATAGTAATAATGGATTATTTGCAGGTCTATTTCAAAGACAAAGACAGGATAATAACAGCATATCTGATCTTAAGAGTATTAATGATAGTCTCTCAAGAGAAATAGAGAGATTAAAGTCAAGTTTAAATAATGAAGGAATATTTTACACTTCAACAACAGATGCATCATTAGAGGTAATTAAGTATGATTTGTCTTATTTAAAAGAGGCATTGGCATTAGTAAAAGCTAAGATAGGAGCAGATACAAAAGAGCCACTAACTCGAAGTTTTAATGAACAGACTAAAGGTTTGGGAAATGATGGGAAGGGAGATAGATCCAATTATTATGATTTTCTTAAAGGAATACAAGAAGCAGTAGAGATTGCTGTCAATATTAAACTATCTAGGTATTTTGATTTAGAGATGAAATTTAATTCTCTTGTTATGCTTAGTGAAGAAGAGAGAGTAGATAGAGATCTCAAATTAATAGAATTTTTCGGTAAATATAGTGAACTTATAAATAAAAGTGTTTTAAGCAAAGATGAGATATCAAAGCTAAAAGAAAAATTATTTTCAATTTAG
- a CDS encoding single-stranded DNA-binding protein — translation MSGRLTRNCEVIYTSNSFPILKFTLANNRGVKKNNCVKRQAQFFDCVIFGARAESLAALLKRGVQVVLSGALSYSSWNDKRTGEGKSKYSILVNDICVLNSSIKTQDINENKLEDEFYEDIPF, via the coding sequence ATGTCTGGTCGTTTAACAAGAAACTGTGAGGTTATTTATACTAGTAATAGTTTTCCTATATTAAAATTTACACTAGCTAATAATAGAGGTGTAAAGAAGAATAACTGTGTTAAAAGACAGGCTCAATTTTTTGACTGTGTGATTTTTGGAGCTAGAGCTGAGAGTCTTGCTGCTTTACTTAAACGAGGGGTTCAAGTTGTACTTAGTGGAGCCCTATCTTATTCAAGTTGGAATGATAAGCGTACAGGTGAGGGTAAGAGTAAATACAGTATTTTGGTAAATGATATTTGCGTCTTAAACTCATCAATTAAAACACAAGATATTAATGAGAATAAGCTTGAAGATGAGTTTTATGAAGATATTCCTTTTTAA
- a CDS encoding DUF1357 family protein encodes MEKDSDVNTEEVVIQTNDNSSSDKFKRISQEEFEEYMQLKEKVTREDERVNKLSINDRIARELANAEDRERVEKQLLLEAEKINEIDQLAKAHLSKHFDKDTLLSKGYSLKEIMQAQRRELVRKFVPKEQIKAISKLDNFEHLDGEILEQLVSLAKVNISMRKRAASNIDSKRGDIISKIENRISLLDSGFSPVNFDEFNISVANAYKDRIHEFYNLKEKKTA; translated from the coding sequence ATGGAAAAAGATTCAGATGTAAATACAGAAGAAGTAGTAATACAGACTAATGATAATAGCTCTTCTGATAAGTTTAAACGTATAAGTCAAGAAGAGTTTGAAGAGTATATGCAGCTTAAAGAAAAGGTAACTCGAGAAGATGAAAGGGTTAATAAATTAAGTATAAATGACCGAATTGCACGTGAACTTGCAAATGCGGAAGATAGAGAGCGAGTAGAGAAACAGTTACTCTTAGAAGCTGAAAAGATAAATGAAATTGATCAATTAGCAAAAGCACATTTAAGCAAGCATTTTGATAAAGATACTCTTCTTTCTAAAGGTTATTCACTGAAAGAAATAATGCAAGCACAAAGAAGAGAGTTAGTGAGAAAATTTGTTCCTAAAGAACAAATAAAAGCTATTTCCAAGCTAGATAATTTTGAACATTTAGATGGAGAGATATTAGAACAACTTGTATCTTTAGCAAAAGTAAATATAAGTATGAGAAAACGTGCTGCAAGTAATATTGATTCTAAGCGTGGTGATATTATCTCTAAAATAGAGAATAGAATATCATTATTAGATTCAGGGTTCTCACCAGTTAACTTTGATGAATTTAATATTTCTGTTGCAAATGCTTATAAAGATAGAATACATGAGTTTTATAACCTTAAAGAGAAAAAAACAGCTTAA
- a CDS encoding DUF228 domain-containing protein translates to MTSKANPSKDELRSDHDTQTDFQMGDIDLSDTEDQELFKNLLQESQLQEDSTRSKRRSKRSTPILEETTEGKSLKEIILKLRKYFKSFDTQAAVFKAPTTFQDKNIRVDAISQSLSSSTDKLEEYPALGFPYKRAVKLKVETDTKKK, encoded by the coding sequence GTGACTAGCAAAGCAAACCCATCAAAAGATGAACTTAGAAGTGATCATGATACTCAAACTGATTTTCAAATGGGTGATATTGATTTAAGTGATACAGAAGATCAAGAGCTTTTTAAGAATCTATTACAAGAATCCCAATTACAAGAGGATTCTACAAGATCAAAAAGACGAAGTAAAAGAAGCACCCCAATATTAGAAGAAACTACTGAAGGTAAGTCACTTAAAGAGATTATCTTAAAATTAAGGAAATACTTTAAGAGTTTTGATACTCAAGCTGCTGTGTTTAAAGCACCAACTACTTTTCAAGATAAAAACATAAGAGTAGATGCAATTTCACAATCTCTCTCAAGTAGTACAGATAAATTAGAAGAATACCCAGCTTTAGGATTTCCATATAAGCGTGCAGTAAAGCTAAAAGTAGAGACAGATACTAAAAAAAAATGA
- a CDS encoding DUF228 domain-containing protein, whose protein sequence is MSETITKLKEEYDKKVKEIQDLMKNPNRDPGLFSNNVDFRDKNLTFANSGGSITSKVDKLENYPVKGYPYKRGVKLSYEASDNTEPCVEAGGGTDLYGICIDIDDFTGIATVLPITNNFTGYLVVKQSSQSSINPGNKIKINTDGEVENNSSSGGVNGIALSKAFQVNTNLYIALVSICGNRGS, encoded by the coding sequence ATGTCAGAGACTATAACAAAACTTAAAGAAGAATATGATAAAAAGGTAAAAGAAATACAAGACCTAATGAAAAATCCAAATAGGGATCCTGGTCTTTTTAGTAATAATGTTGATTTTAGAGATAAGAATTTAACCTTTGCTAATTCTGGTGGAAGTATCACTTCAAAAGTAGATAAGTTAGAGAATTATCCTGTTAAAGGATATCCATACAAACGTGGTGTTAAGTTATCTTATGAGGCAAGTGATAATACTGAACCTTGTGTAGAAGCTGGGGGTGGTACTGATTTATATGGTATATGCATAGATATTGATGACTTTACTGGTATAGCAACTGTACTGCCAATAACAAATAATTTTACGGGATATTTAGTAGTAAAACAGAGCAGTCAAAGTTCAATTAATCCTGGAAATAAAATTAAAATTAATACAGATGGTGAAGTTGAAAATAACAGCAGTTCAGGTGGTGTTAATGGAATAGCCTTATCAAAGGCATTTCAAGTTAATACTAACTTATACATAGCATTAGTAAGTATATGTGGAAACAGAGGTAGTTAA
- a CDS encoding DUF261 domain-containing protein translates to MRITQNNPNLVSEVRQWGCYFLSLHYYVSVFKKLQFSVLDINRNYHNFVKSGCMRSNCYILNPCAVLRRFDISASVRWEGPAYRCLDGEFEISEVKIKNTPGYHFIATNLSSVLYDSLSLKERGREYNVTSKRVFRKI, encoded by the coding sequence ATGAGAATAACGCAAAATAATCCAAATTTAGTCTCAGAAGTACGTCAGTGGGGATGTTACTTTTTATCTCTTCATTATTACGTATCAGTTTTTAAAAAGTTGCAGTTTAGTGTTCTTGATATAAATAGGAATTATCATAACTTTGTTAAGTCAGGGTGTATGAGAAGTAATTGTTATATTCTAAATCCATGCGCTGTACTGAGACGGTTTGATATCAGTGCAAGTGTGAGGTGGGAGGGCCCTGCTTACAGATGTTTAGATGGAGAATTTGAGATAAGTGAAGTTAAAATTAAAAATACACCAGGATATCATTTTATAGCAACTAATTTGTCTTCTGTACTTTATGATTCACTCTCTCTTAAAGAGCGAGGAAGGGAGTATAATGTTACGTCTAAACGTGTGTTTAGAAAAATATAA
- the bdr gene encoding Bdr family repetitive protein, whose protein sequence is MGLAQRVITQQMVIAELTKAGIKRDIAIDLSYRYYRNELTYKDIEFLKENFDIKLKHLEDGISSVKDELNTKIDTKFNELDKKIDTVESNFNLKLEKVEALLQSEIQRVETTLKSDIRDLDNKIDAVENNLNNKIDTKFNELDNKIDTVRSELKSDIKDLDNKIDTKFNELDNKIDTKFNELDNKIEKSTLEFKNTSKLHNWMFGTIITLTLGILLALLLK, encoded by the coding sequence ATGGGACTTGCTCAACGAGTTATTACTCAGCAAATGGTTATAGCTGAACTTACTAAAGCCGGTATTAAGAGAGATATTGCTATTGACCTGTCTTATAGGTATTATCGTAATGAGCTGACTTATAAAGACATTGAATTCTTAAAAGAAAACTTTGATATAAAATTGAAACACTTAGAAGATGGGATTAGTAGTGTTAAGGATGAGCTTAATACCAAAATAGATACTAAATTTAATGAACTCGATAAAAAAATAGACACCGTTGAGAGTAACTTTAACCTTAAGCTTGAAAAAGTTGAAGCTCTCTTACAATCTGAGATTCAAAGGGTTGAGACAACTTTAAAATCTGATATTAGAGACCTTGACAATAAAATAGATGCAGTTGAGAATAATCTTAATAATAAGATAGATACTAAATTCAATGAACTTGATAACAAGATAGATACAGTCAGAAGTGAATTAAAATCTGATATTAAGGACCTTGATAATAAGATAGATACTAAATTCAATGAACTTGATAATAAGATAGATACTAAATTCAATGAACTTGATAATAAGATAGAGAAATCTACATTAGAATTTAAAAACACATCTAAACTCCATAATTGGATGTTTGGTACTATCATAACTCTTACTTTAGGTATTTTATTAGCATTATTATTGAAATAA